In Eleutherodactylus coqui strain aEleCoq1 chromosome 11, aEleCoq1.hap1, whole genome shotgun sequence, a single window of DNA contains:
- the LOC136581996 gene encoding protein kinase C theta type-like: protein MILRERRILLKAQDCPFICHLYAAQQSANKAYFIMEYLSGGSLRAMIRMCGRLDISSVRFYTAEIVCGLQFLHQRNIVHRDIKLDNIMVDRDGHIRLIDLGLAQDGVTSSNKICGRTGTVKYMAPEVLLEKEYDTAVDWWSLGIVVSRMAAGQSPFYHGSKKEKVIESITTEQPKFPSWLDANLKHLLERLLRKNPEKRLGVYKNIRGHPFFTTIDWEELELKRSRPPFKPFRRVLENKNLQWPEDGTPLHPMDGFDFTSPSWTRMTRRIR from the exons ATGATATTGAGAGAGCGACGGATACTCCTGAAagcccaagactgccccttcatatGCCATctatatgccgcacagcagtctgccaaCAAAGCCTACTTCATCATGGAGTATCTGTCTGGAGGAAGCCTGAGGGCaatgatcaggatgtgcggccGCCTGGACATCAGcagtgtgag attctacacagcggagattgtatgcggcctccagttcctgcaccaacGCAACATCGTCCACCG agacataaagctggacaaCATCATGGTGGAcagagatggacacatccgcctgatcgacctggggctggcccaagacggagtCACCTCGTCTAATAAGATTTGTGGAAGGACGGGCACAGTTAAATAtatggccccagaagtgcttcttgaaAAGGAGTATGACACAGCAgtggactggtggagcctggggattgttGTATCcaggatggcggcaggacagtcccctttctaccatGGCTCCAAGAAGGAAAAGGTCATTGAATCCATCACCACAGAGCAGCCAAAATTTCCATCTTGGCTTGATGCCAACTTAAaacatcttctggagagactgctgcGCAAGAATcctgagaagaggctgggtgtctacaaGAATATCCGAGGTCACCCTTTCTTTaccaccatagattgggaggaaCTGGAATTGAAAAGATCACGGCCGCCATTCAAGCCATTCAGGAGAGTTTTGGAGAATAAAAACCTGCAGTGGCCGGAGGATGGGACACCCCTTCACCCCATGGACGGATTCGATttcacttcaccaagctggacccg gatgacgagaagaatccgataG